The DNA region GCGACCGGCGGCCGTACCCGCGCGGCGGCGCTGGCGCAGGTACGGGAGCGGATGCTGCCGCTGCTGGAGGAGCTGACGCACGACGACGACCCGTGGCTGCTGCTGGAGCCGACCGCCGGTCAGGGCTTCTCGCTGTGCTCGCTGGCCGAGGACCTGGGCCCGTACCTCGACGCGCTGGACCGGCATCCGCGGGTGGGGGTGTGCCTGGACACCTGTCACGCCTTCGCGGCCGGCCACGACCTGGACGCGCCGGGCGGCGCCGAGCGGCTGCTGGACGAGCTGACCGCGGTGGCCGGGCCCGGCCGGCTGCGGCTGGTGCACGCCAACGACTCGGTCGGCGCGCGCGGCTCCCGGCGCGACCGGCACGCGAACATCGGGCCCGGTCTGATCGGCGCGGACGCGTTCGCCGGTCTGCTGCGGCACCCCGCGACGCGCGACGTGCCGTTCGTGATCGAGACCCCCGGCGGCCCCGAGGGCCACGCCGCGGACGTGAAGCTGCTGAAGTCGCTGCGCGAGGCTCCCGACGGCGCGGCGGCCGGACCCGGCGAACCCGCCGCGCACCCCGCCGGGCCGGCGGACCCGGCGGGCCCGACCGGCCCCTAGAGCTCCGGGCCGTCGCCCGGTTCCTCCTGGTAGGAGTAGCGCTGCTCGCTCCACGGGTCGCCGATGTTGTGGTAGCCGCGCTCCTCCCAGAAGCCGCGGCGGTCGGCGGTCATGTACTCCACGCCCCGCACCCACTTGGGGCCCTTCCAGGCGTAGAGGCGGGGGACGACGAGGCGGACCGGGAAGCCGTGCTCGGCGGTGAGGGGCTGGCCGCCCTGGTGGGTCGCGAAGATCGACGAGTCGTCGAGGAAGTCCTCGATCCGCAGGTTCGAGGAGAAGCCGTACTCGGCCCAGACCATGACGTGCGTGACGTTCTCGGCCGGCGGGGCGAGCTTGACGACGGTGGACGCGGAGACGCCGCCCCACTCCATGCCGACCATGGAGAACTTGGTGACGCAGTGGAAGTCGGCGACCACCGTGGCATAGGGCAGCGCGGCGAACTCCTCGTGGTTCCAGCAGGTCTTGTCGCCGTCGGCGGTCGCGCCGAAGACCCGGAACTCCCAGCGGTCGGGGCGGAACCGCGGCACCGGCCCGTAGTGGGTCACCGGCCAGCCGTGCTGGAGCCGCTGCCCCGGGGGAGCTGCTCCCCCTCGCGACGCTGCACCTGGCCCATGCGTCCATGGTGACAGACCGGGCGCAGTGCTTCGGACCAGGGCATCCCGGCCGCGTCCGGACAGCGCCCCAGCCGCGTCCCGGACAGCGCCCCAGCCACGTCCCGGCCGCAACTGAATGTAAGCCTCCGCTTACTGGAAGACCGGCACCGCCGGTGCGAGGATGCGGGCGACCATTGCGCGCGGTCGCGCGGACCGGACCGCCCGCAGGACTCCCAGGGAAGGACGGCGTTGCCATGCAGGGCGACCCCGAGGTGCTCGAGTTCCTCAACGAACAGTTGACCGCCGAGCTGACCGCGATCAACCAGTACTTCCTGCACGCGAAGATGCAGGAGAACTTCGGCTGGGTGAAGCTCGCGAAGTACACCCGGTCGGAGTCCTTCGACGAGATGCGGCACGCCGAGCTGATCACCGACCGCATCCTGCTGCTGGAGGGCCTGCCCAACTACCAGCGGCTGTTCCACGTGCGGGTCGGGCAGACCGTCACCGAGATGTTCCAGGCCGACAAGCAGGTCGAGGTGGAGGCGATCGACCGGCTGCGGCGCGGCATCGAGCTGATGCGGAGCAAGAGCGACATCACCTCGGCGCGGCTGTTCGAGGCGATCCTGGAGGACGAGGAGCACCACATCGACTACCTCGACACGCAGCTGGAGCTGGTGGAGAAGCTCGGCGAGCCGCTGTACATCGCGCAGTTGGTGGCGCAGCCCGACAGCGAGGACTGAGCGGCGAGGACTGAGCGGGGAGGGCTGAGCGGGGAGGGCTGAGCGGGGAGGGCTGAGCGGGGAGGGCTGAGCGGCGAGGACTGAGCGGCGAGGGCTGAGCGAGCGGGCTGAGCGGCGAGGACCGGACCGCGCGCTCAGGCGGCCCGCGTGTCCGGGAGCGCCGGAGCCGCCGCCGGGGTCTGCTCCAGCCGGGTGGCCGTCGCGCAGCCGGCGCCTCGGCCCAGCAGCGCCTGGATGCGCTTGACGCACGACCCGCAGTCCGTGCCCGCCTTGCAGGCCGAGGCGATCTGCCGGGGGGTGCAGCGGCCGCTGTCGGAGTGCTGCTTGACCTGCTGCTCGGTGATGCCGAAGCAGGAGCAGACGTACACGCGGTCACCGCCATCCGGGGCCCGAGGGACTGAGGTAAACCTCACCTTACCCGGCGTCCCCGGTACGGAAAAGCGACAAGGGGCGCGGACCGGTGTGATCCGCGCCCCTTCTCGGGCGGGTGCGCGCCCGGCCGCGGGTCCGCGCCCGCCGCCGGGCCGCCGCCCCGCCGCCGGGGTCACCGCGCCGGGGTCACTGCCCCCGGTACATCTCCGCGACCAGGAACGCCAGGTCCAGCGACTGGCTGCGGTTCAGCCGCGGGTCGCACGCGGTCTCGTAGCGCTGGTGCAGGTCGTCGACGAAGATCTCGTCGCCGCCGCCGACGCACTCGGTCACGTCGTCGCCGGTCAGCTCCACGTGGATGCCGCCGGGGTGGGTGCCCAGCGCGTGGTGCACCTCGAAGAAGCCCTTGACCTCGTCGAGCACGTCGTCGAAGCGGCGGGTCTTGTGCCCGGAGGCGGCCTCGAAGGTGTTGCCGTGCATCGGGTCCGACACCCAGACGACCTGCGCGCCGGACGCGGTGACCTTCTCCACCAGCGTCGGCAGCTTGTCCCTGACCTTGTCCGCGCCCATCCGCACGATGAAGGTCAGCCGGCCGGGCTCCCGGTCCGGGTCCAGGCGCTCGATGTACGTCAGCGCCTCCTCCGGGGTGGTGCCGGGGCCGAGCTTCACGCCGATCGGGTTGCGGATGCGGGAGGCGAACTCGATGTGCGCGCCGTCCAGCTGCCGGGTGCGCTCGCCGATCCACAGCATGTGGCCGGAGACGTCGTACAGCTCGCCGGTGCGCGAGTCGGTGCGGGTCAGCGCCGACTCGTAGTCCAGCAGCAGCGCCTCGTGGGAGGCGTAGAACTCCACGGTGCGGAACTCCGCGGGGTCGGTGCCGCAGGCCGCCATGAAGTTGAGCGCGTTGTCGATCTCGCGGGCCAGCGCTTCGTACCGCTGACCGGACGGCGAGGACTTGACGAAGTCCTGGTTCCAGGCGTGCACCTGGCGCAGGTCGGCGTAGCCGCCGGTGGTGAAGGCGCGCACCAGGTTCAGCGTGGAGGCGGAGGCGTGGTACATCCGCTTCAGCCGCTCGGGGTCGGGGATGCGGGCCTGCTCGGTGAACTCGAAGCCGTTCACCGAGTCGCCGCGGTAGGTCGGCAGCGTCACGCCGTCGCGGGTCTCGGTGGGCTTGGAGCGCGGCTTGCTGTACTGGCCGGCGATGCGGCCGACCTTGACCACCGGCACCGAGGCGGCGTACGTGAGCACCGCCCCCATCTGCAGCAGCGTCTTGAGCTTGTTGCGGATCTGGTCGGCGCCCACGGCGTCGAACGCCTCGGCGCAGTCGCCGCCCTGGAGCAGGAACGCCTCGCCCTTGGCGACCGCGCCCAGCCGGGCGCGCAACTGGTCGCACTCGCCCGCGAACACCAGCGGCGGATACGAGGCGAGGTCGGCGATCACATCGCGCAGCGCCTCGGGGTCGGGCCACTCGGGCTGCTGCGCCGCGGGGAGAGCGTGCCAGGTGTTGCCACCGGTCTGGGTGGGTGCGTTCACGGTCACGGTCACCAGGTTAAGGGGTCCGGTCGCCCGATCCGCCGTCCGCCCAGAGGGTGAGACATCGGGGACGCGCGAGGCCGGTCCCGGGAACCGGTGGGGTCACTGCTAACGTCTGCGGCTTCGGGGGCGGTCTCCGACCGGGGGGCTGCCGCAGGGGAGGGTGCGCCTGCGGGCGTGCCGGAAAGCCGGGGTCTCACCCGTGTCACGCAGCAGGAACCGCAACAGACACCGCAGGCGTACGTCGCTGATCGCGTACGGCGCCGGCGCCGCCGTGCTGGCCACGCTGGCCACGTACGGCACGCTCGCCATGGCGTCGCCGGGAGGGGGCGGCGCCGACGCCGAGGCCGCTTCGGCATCCTCCGCGCTGCAGGCCGACTTCGCGTCGGCCGCGCAGGAGTTCAAGGTCCCGCAGAGCGTGCTGATGGCGGTCTCGTACCGGCAGACGCTGTGGGACGCGCACGCCGGGAAGCCGAGCGCCACCGGCAACTACAACGTGATGGGCCTGACCCAGGTCCGCCCGCAGGACCTGGAGCAGCCGGCCGCCGCGGACCGGCTGGCCGAGATGAACCTCAGCGGCGACCCGGCGATCAGCCTGGCACTTCGACGCCGCCCGGGCGCTCAAGGCGGACCCGGCGCAGGTCGACACCTCCGACCCGCGGCTGCACACCCTGGACGCGGCGGCCGACCTGATCGGCGCGTCCGCCGACGAGCTGCGCAGCGACAGCCGGCAGAGCGTGCGCGGCGCCGCGGCCCTGCTCGCGCAGTGGGAGAAGGAGGCGTACGGGTCGCTGCCCGCGGACGCCGGCCGCTGGTACCCGGCGGTCGCCCGCTACAGCCAGTCCCCCGACGCCGGCGCGGCCGACCGCTTCGCGCAGCGCGTGTTCGCCTCGATCAGGACCGGCGAGTCCCGGGTCACCGACGACGGCCAGCAGGTCGTGCTGCCGGCCGACCCGTCGGTGAAGCCGGTCAAGGTCGGCAGGCAGGCGCTGACGGTGAAGGCCGCCGACGCCACGACCGCTGCGGTGACCGCGGACTGCCCGAGCACGCTGAGCTGCGCCTGGGTGCCGGCCGCGTTCAAGCTGAACGGCTCGGCCACGGACGACTGGGGCAACTACAACCCGGCCAACCGGGTCGCCGGGCCGCCCGCCGCGGGCGCCGAGGACATCCGCTACATCGTCGTGCACGACATGGAGGGCTCGTACGAGGGCTCCATCCAGGAGTTCCAGAACCCCGCGGTCTACGCCAGCGCCCACTACCTGGTGGCCGACGACGGCCGGGTCACGCAGATGGTCCAGAACAAGGACGAGGCGTGGCACGCGGCCAACAAGACGGTCAACATGCACTCCATCGGCGTGGAGGACGAGGGCTACGCGATGAAGGCGGGCTCCTGGTACTCCGAGCAGGAGTACGAGACGTCCGCGACGCTGGTGAAGTACCTGGCCCAGAAGTTCCACGTGCCGCTGGACCGCCAGCACATCATCGGCCACGACGAGGTCCCGGGCGTGCTGGACCCGAACGTCGCCTCGCAGCACTGGGACCCGGGACCGTACTGGGACTGGAACCACTACATGGCGCTGATGGGCGTCCCGCAGGGCGACCAGGGCGCCGGCGGGGTGCTCAAGACCGGGCAGCTGGTGCGGATCGTGCCGCCGTACACCACGGCCAACCAGCCCACGCTGACCAACGGCGGGACCGCGTTCGCCGCGCACCCGGCGAACTTCGTCTACCTCTACACCTCGGCCTCCACCTCCGGCGCGAAGAACACCGACCCGTATCTGGGCACCGGCCCGGCGTGGAGCGAGGGCTCGAACTGGGCGGACAAGGCGGTGACCGGCAGCGAGTACGTGGTCGCCGGCACGTCCGGCAACGACTGGACGGCCATCTGGTACGCCGGCAAGAAGCTGTGGTTCTACAACCCCGGCGGCCAGTGGACGGCGCCGGTCGGCACCACCGGCCAGACCGTCGTCAAGCCCAAGGCCGGCACCAGCGGCTACATCCCCGTCTACGGCCGGGCCTACCCCGAGCAGGCCGCGTACTCCGGCACCGGCGTGCCCGTGCAGGCCAAGAACGACGACCCGCTGACCAAGTACGGCGTCCCGCTCGGCCAGGGCCAGGCGTACGCGCTCGCCGGGCCCGAGGCGGCCGGCGACTACTACTACGCCGGCACCTACGCGGGCACCGCGGCCGGCGACCGCACGCTGGTCTCC from Actinacidiphila sp. DG2A-62 includes:
- a CDS encoding deoxyribonuclease IV, which encodes MPLTPPAPPRNPVGGHVPVAGGLAAKGLAYAERIGAEAVQVFVANPRGWATGPGDPAEDERFRARCAASGIPAYVHTPYLINVGSHTAATAELSVASLRHSLRRGRAIGARGVVVHTGSATGGRTRAAALAQVRERMLPLLEELTHDDDPWLLLEPTAGQGFSLCSLAEDLGPYLDALDRHPRVGVCLDTCHAFAAGHDLDAPGGAERLLDELTAVAGPGRLRLVHANDSVGARGSRRDRHANIGPGLIGADAFAGLLRHPATRDVPFVIETPGGPEGHAADVKLLKSLREAPDGAAAGPGEPAAHPAGPADPAGPTGP
- a CDS encoding class II 3-deoxy-7-phosphoheptulonate synthase, translated to MTVNAPTQTGGNTWHALPAAQQPEWPDPEALRDVIADLASYPPLVFAGECDQLRARLGAVAKGEAFLLQGGDCAEAFDAVGADQIRNKLKTLLQMGAVLTYAASVPVVKVGRIAGQYSKPRSKPTETRDGVTLPTYRGDSVNGFEFTEQARIPDPERLKRMYHASASTLNLVRAFTTGGYADLRQVHAWNQDFVKSSPSGQRYEALAREIDNALNFMAACGTDPAEFRTVEFYASHEALLLDYESALTRTDSRTGELYDVSGHMLWIGERTRQLDGAHIEFASRIRNPIGVKLGPGTTPEEALTYIERLDPDREPGRLTFIVRMGADKVRDKLPTLVEKVTASGAQVVWVSDPMHGNTFEAASGHKTRRFDDVLDEVKGFFEVHHALGTHPGGIHVELTGDDVTECVGGGDEIFVDDLHQRYETACDPRLNRSQSLDLAFLVAEMYRGQ
- the bfr gene encoding bacterioferritin, which translates into the protein MQGDPEVLEFLNEQLTAELTAINQYFLHAKMQENFGWVKLAKYTRSESFDEMRHAELITDRILLLEGLPNYQRLFHVRVGQTVTEMFQADKQVEVEAIDRLRRGIELMRSKSDITSARLFEAILEDEEHHIDYLDTQLELVEKLGEPLYIAQLVAQPDSED
- a CDS encoding sulfite oxidase-like oxidoreductase, coding for MSPWTHGPGAASRGGAAPPGQRLQHGWPVTHYGPVPRFRPDRWEFRVFGATADGDKTCWNHEEFAALPYATVVADFHCVTKFSMVGMEWGGVSASTVVKLAPPAENVTHVMVWAEYGFSSNLRIEDFLDDSSIFATHQGGQPLTAEHGFPVRLVVPRLYAWKGPKWVRGVEYMTADRRGFWEERGYHNIGDPWSEQRYSYQEEPGDGPEL
- a CDS encoding (2Fe-2S)-binding protein encodes the protein MYVCSCFGITEQQVKQHSDSGRCTPRQIASACKAGTDCGSCVKRIQALLGRGAGCATATRLEQTPAAAPALPDTRAA
- a CDS encoding N-acetylmuramoyl-L-alanine amidase; translation: MRGAAALLAQWEKEAYGSLPADAGRWYPAVARYSQSPDAGAADRFAQRVFASIRTGESRVTDDGQQVVLPADPSVKPVKVGRQALTVKAADATTAAVTADCPSTLSCAWVPAAFKLNGSATDDWGNYNPANRVAGPPAAGAEDIRYIVVHDMEGSYEGSIQEFQNPAVYASAHYLVADDGRVTQMVQNKDEAWHAANKTVNMHSIGVEDEGYAMKAGSWYSEQEYETSATLVKYLAQKFHVPLDRQHIIGHDEVPGVLDPNVASQHWDPGPYWDWNHYMALMGVPQGDQGAGGVLKTGQLVRIVPPYTTANQPTLTNGGTAFAAHPANFVYLYTSASTSGAKNTDPYLGTGPAWSEGSNWADKAVTGSEYVVAGTSGNDWTAIWYAGKKLWFYNPGGQWTAPVGTTGQTVVKPKAGTSGYIPVYGRAYPEQAAYSGTGVPVQAKNDDPLTKYGVPLGQGQAYALAGPEAAGDYYYAGTYAGTAAGDRTLVSGTQQFYPIQFNHRIAWVKASDVVLSTSTTPDSGATRSDLMVRDSSGNLWQYQGTGKSAAPFLSRYKVGPGWNTYNQVTRTTPLRANGTGNLVGRDSTGTLWYYTASGNISKPFTGRSKVGTGWNQYNLILGGGDVNGDGKGDLLVRDSTGTLYYHPGADTATHFSARTKIGTGWQQYNALISPGDMTGDGKADLLVRDASGTLWLYQGTGKPASPYLTRTKAGTGWQSYTKILGVGDITGDGKPDILARTSDGTLYVHPGTGSATAPYGSRLKIGTGWNQYNLFS